One window of Candidatus Nitrospira kreftii genomic DNA carries:
- a CDS encoding AAA family ATPase, producing the protein MALSTSVHDLRTLIRSSHPLVVIETVEEERVLALLQSVTAQERMPLFEWSVTRGLTRTDDAPTLSRMTATPLAVLQHLHDLTVEAVFWLKDLGPHLQEPAVCRQLREVAAVHSRSRATCVLTGQPIALPPDLEQLAVRLDLKLPDREELRSMLRGLLQSLGPRTSARPRSTTVVHSMLRSMNETNTAAQGPTSQDAEAILCALQGLTLHQARQAVAQCLVEGGTLSADDVQTILKRKIQAIKDGGLLEYYPLEDNRFELGGFTNLKAWLERAQVGFTDEAKSLNLTPPRGIMLVGVPGCGKSLAAKAIAREWKLPLLKLDAGRLFDKFVGESEKNFRKAIEMAESLSPIVLWIDEIEKAMVAGGGRGDADAGLSRRLFGAFLTWLQEKKQDVFVIATANDLSSLPPELLRKGRFDEVFFVDLPDDAERDAIWKIHLGLRKQDSAQFNLGKIVSASDGFSGSEIEQAVVAGLYRALHRKTPLTTDLLIEELTHTVPLSVTRREDIDALRQTAEGRFVNVR; encoded by the coding sequence GTTGTGATCGAAACGGTGGAAGAGGAACGGGTGCTGGCCTTACTGCAATCAGTCACAGCCCAGGAACGGATGCCACTCTTCGAGTGGTCGGTCACCAGGGGACTTACGCGTACCGACGATGCCCCGACACTCAGTAGAATGACAGCGACCCCCTTGGCGGTGCTCCAACACCTCCATGACTTGACGGTCGAGGCGGTGTTCTGGCTCAAGGATCTCGGTCCCCATCTCCAAGAGCCCGCCGTATGCCGGCAGTTACGTGAAGTTGCGGCGGTGCACAGCCGTTCACGCGCCACGTGTGTGCTGACAGGGCAGCCGATTGCCCTGCCTCCAGACCTTGAACAACTTGCGGTACGGCTCGATCTGAAGCTACCGGATCGAGAAGAGCTTCGCTCCATGCTGCGCGGCCTGCTTCAGTCATTGGGGCCTCGCACGTCCGCTCGCCCACGTTCCACCACCGTCGTACACAGCATGCTCCGCTCAATGAACGAGACCAACACAGCAGCCCAAGGCCCGACCAGCCAAGATGCCGAGGCGATCCTCTGTGCCTTACAGGGTTTGACACTCCATCAGGCGCGCCAGGCCGTCGCCCAATGCCTCGTGGAAGGTGGCACCCTCTCGGCAGACGACGTGCAGACGATCCTCAAGCGCAAGATACAAGCGATCAAGGACGGCGGTCTGTTGGAATATTACCCCTTGGAGGATAACCGGTTTGAGCTGGGAGGATTCACCAATCTCAAGGCATGGCTGGAGCGCGCCCAAGTCGGGTTTACGGATGAAGCCAAATCACTTAACCTCACCCCGCCCCGCGGCATCATGTTGGTGGGAGTGCCGGGCTGTGGGAAATCTCTGGCCGCGAAGGCCATCGCACGTGAATGGAAGCTCCCGCTCTTGAAGCTCGACGCCGGTCGATTGTTCGACAAGTTCGTCGGCGAATCGGAAAAGAATTTCCGTAAGGCCATTGAAATGGCAGAATCCTTATCTCCGATTGTTCTCTGGATCGACGAAATTGAGAAAGCCATGGTCGCCGGAGGAGGACGCGGCGATGCCGACGCCGGCCTCAGCCGCCGACTCTTCGGTGCGTTCCTCACATGGCTACAGGAAAAAAAACAGGATGTGTTCGTGATCGCCACAGCCAATGACCTCTCGTCGTTACCACCTGAGCTCTTGCGAAAAGGGCGGTTTGACGAGGTCTTTTTCGTGGACCTCCCTGACGATGCTGAGCGTGACGCAATTTGGAAGATTCATCTGGGCCTGCGCAAACAGGATAGTGCTCAATTCAACCTCGGCAAAATCGTCAGCGCCAGTGACGGCTTCAGCGGTTCTGAAATCGAACAGGCGGTGGTGGCAGGGCTCTATCGGGCACTGCATCGGAAAACGCCGCTCACGACCGATCTACTTATCGAAGAATTAACCCATACGGTTCCGCTTTCGGTAACGAGACGCGAAGACATCGATGCGCTCAGACAAACGGCCGAGGGCCGCTTTGTGAACGTACGGTAA
- a CDS encoding hypothetical protein (conserved protein of unknown function) has product MRLRSSPRKYVRYSASAQTDNGAGEGTLFDLSATGCRMQSNAALTPGSYLALHFDVPQTESPLAVEVSVVRWHKDNQFGIEFLRYAEGVREQVTDLVEERETLVVSNQPVQAELALDPVAA; this is encoded by the coding sequence ATGCGGCTACGGAGTAGCCCAAGAAAATATGTGCGGTATTCCGCCAGCGCCCAGACCGACAACGGCGCAGGAGAAGGAACTTTGTTTGATCTTTCTGCAACCGGATGCCGAATGCAAAGCAACGCGGCCCTGACTCCCGGAAGCTATCTCGCCCTACATTTCGACGTACCCCAAACAGAGTCTCCGCTTGCCGTAGAAGTCTCAGTCGTGCGCTGGCACAAAGACAACCAGTTCGGCATCGAGTTTCTTCGCTATGCAGAGGGAGTCCGTGAACAAGTCACCGATCTGGTCGAGGAGCGGGAAACTCTTGTTGTTTCCAACCAACCAGTTCAAGCGGAACTGGCTCTCGACCCAGTCGCCGCATAA
- a CDS encoding hypothetical protein (conserved exported protein of unknown function) → MSLVTERSALVLALFLLLIVPDPAVAQARQVDVLVTVVKDNVVALPGGGSPVEEALGVNETILAAEAKGPTGFAQTSRRLLGFSSGLHRWTEVQLGSEEHVDRHQLLPRLIIVQTNRRVHGFQESRGHWFSEALGPNETVKELHGDGHILIAITTERALAISAFTGGFFTVRWSANEHLESIDHTRDAVLIRTSARHLSLRSQIGGWTEMR, encoded by the coding sequence ATGTCACTCGTCACAGAACGATCCGCCCTAGTTTTAGCTCTGTTTCTTCTCTTGATCGTTCCTGATCCAGCCGTCGCGCAAGCGCGGCAGGTGGATGTCTTGGTCACTGTCGTAAAGGACAACGTTGTCGCACTGCCGGGAGGAGGAAGCCCGGTTGAGGAGGCGCTAGGAGTCAATGAAACCATCCTCGCCGCAGAAGCCAAGGGGCCGACAGGTTTTGCACAGACCTCACGCCGACTCTTGGGATTTTCCTCAGGATTACACCGATGGACTGAGGTGCAACTGGGGAGCGAGGAGCATGTCGATCGACATCAACTACTACCTCGCCTGATCATCGTCCAAACAAACCGCCGAGTCCATGGATTTCAAGAGAGTCGTGGCCATTGGTTCAGCGAAGCATTGGGGCCGAATGAAACCGTGAAGGAACTACACGGAGACGGTCATATCCTCATCGCCATTACCACCGAGCGAGCGCTCGCTATTTCCGCTTTTACAGGAGGATTCTTCACGGTACGCTGGTCTGCAAATGAACACCTAGAATCCATCGACCATACGAGGGACGCCGTGCTGATTCGCACCTCGGCCCGCCACCTAAGCCTTCGCTCGCAAATCGGGGGATGGACAGAGATGAGATAG
- a CDS encoding hypothetical protein (conserved protein of unknown function) → MLVGTLGLGLGWLSHFSQMTDQPLTVTYHRYTASWAGAVAIGCLLLCILSVFGIMVYSGYVWMRVK, encoded by the coding sequence ATGCTTGTCGGAACGCTGGGGTTAGGACTCGGTTGGCTCTCGCATTTCAGTCAAATGACCGATCAACCATTGACAGTCACCTATCATAGATACACGGCTTCATGGGCAGGAGCCGTGGCGATCGGTTGTCTGCTCCTGTGTATATTGTCTGTGTTTGGAATAATGGTCTATTCGGGATATGTTTGGATGCGAGTCAAGTGA
- a CDS encoding hypothetical protein (conserved protein of unknown function), whose translation MTRQNFPRSPKALLGGVAHLGRFIDKIRLRHAGQIQDYNYVTVGFDKYLVDFLGIDPTSFEQLVLAGGTDEELLAWVKAKGRKPSDEEIVEWSKNILASGPKDEAARQRFQGRLQEVASKRGVPVSSLPSVSTWVDVIELDEERL comes from the coding sequence ATGACTCGGCAAAATTTTCCCCGCAGTCCCAAGGCCCTCCTCGGCGGAGTGGCTCACCTTGGACGCTTTATCGACAAGATCCGTCTGCGCCACGCTGGCCAGATTCAGGACTACAACTACGTTACGGTGGGGTTCGACAAATACCTCGTCGATTTCCTCGGCATCGATCCGACATCATTCGAACAGCTGGTTTTAGCCGGTGGAACGGATGAAGAACTACTTGCCTGGGTGAAGGCCAAGGGCCGCAAGCCATCCGATGAAGAGATTGTAGAGTGGAGCAAAAATATTCTCGCCTCTGGTCCGAAGGATGAGGCGGCACGCCAGCGGTTTCAAGGCCGGCTTCAAGAAGTGGCCTCCAAGCGTGGCGTACCGGTATCGAGTCTTCCCTCCGTGTCTACCTGGGTGGATGTCATCGAGCTTGACGAAGAGCGCCTGTAG
- a CDS encoding Glutamate synthase [NADPH] small chain translates to MGDPKGFLKYAREGPKRKPIELRVLDWKEMYEPISEEKLKIQGARCMDCGVPFCQGSTGCPVVNLIPEWNDLVYRGRWKDALKALHTTNNFPEFTGRLCPAPCEGACVLGINEDPVSIRILEWNIVDRGFNDGLVTPILPVIKTGKTVAIVGSGPAGLAAAQQLARAGHDVTLFEKSDRIGGLLRYGIPDFKMEKWVIDRRLEQMKVEGVKFQPGVTVGKDVTGEQLRKQFDAVGLTLGAEQARELPIPGRELKGVHLAMEYLTQQNKRTAGIPVTDEAITAKGKRVVIIGGGDTGSDCLGTAHRQGCVEAHQFELLPEPPPQRAGSTPWPLWPMQLRTSHAHEEGCDRQWSVSTTKFSGHNGHVTKLHGHRVKFENGKFEPVPATDFEMNADLVLLAMGFTGPVKNGLLDDLGVKYDARGAVTVDQHFMTNLDGVFAGGDTKRGASLIVWAIAEGRKMAAGINQYLQAGKSAKSGH, encoded by the coding sequence ATGGGTGACCCGAAAGGTTTTCTGAAATACGCCCGCGAGGGGCCGAAGCGCAAGCCGATCGAGTTGCGTGTGCTTGATTGGAAGGAAATGTATGAGCCCATCTCGGAGGAGAAGCTCAAGATCCAGGGTGCGCGTTGTATGGATTGTGGCGTACCGTTTTGCCAAGGCAGCACAGGTTGTCCCGTGGTCAATCTCATCCCAGAGTGGAACGATCTTGTGTACCGCGGTCGCTGGAAAGATGCCCTCAAAGCGCTGCATACGACGAATAACTTTCCCGAGTTCACAGGGCGGCTCTGTCCGGCACCCTGCGAAGGGGCCTGTGTGCTTGGTATCAATGAAGATCCGGTCTCCATCCGGATCCTTGAATGGAACATCGTCGATCGCGGGTTCAACGATGGACTCGTGACCCCGATCTTGCCGGTCATCAAGACCGGGAAGACAGTCGCGATCGTCGGCTCCGGTCCGGCCGGGCTTGCCGCTGCGCAACAGTTGGCTCGTGCCGGGCATGACGTGACGCTCTTCGAAAAATCCGATCGGATCGGCGGCCTCCTCCGCTACGGCATTCCCGACTTCAAAATGGAGAAATGGGTCATCGACCGCCGCTTGGAACAAATGAAGGTCGAAGGGGTAAAGTTCCAACCCGGGGTGACGGTCGGGAAAGATGTGACCGGCGAGCAACTGAGGAAACAGTTCGATGCGGTGGGGTTGACGCTTGGTGCCGAACAGGCGCGTGAGCTACCGATCCCTGGGCGTGAGCTCAAGGGTGTGCATCTCGCCATGGAATATCTGACTCAACAAAACAAGCGCACCGCCGGTATTCCAGTGACCGACGAGGCGATCACCGCAAAGGGGAAGCGGGTGGTCATCATCGGAGGTGGCGATACCGGATCCGACTGCCTTGGCACCGCGCACCGTCAAGGCTGTGTCGAGGCGCATCAATTTGAATTGTTGCCGGAACCACCCCCGCAGCGGGCTGGCTCCACTCCCTGGCCGCTCTGGCCGATGCAGCTGCGTACTTCCCACGCTCATGAGGAAGGCTGTGATCGGCAATGGAGTGTGTCGACGACCAAGTTCTCCGGTCACAATGGCCATGTCACCAAACTCCATGGGCATCGCGTGAAGTTTGAGAATGGGAAATTCGAACCTGTTCCTGCAACCGACTTTGAGATGAATGCCGATCTAGTTCTGCTCGCCATGGGGTTTACCGGTCCGGTCAAGAACGGTCTGCTCGATGACCTGGGCGTGAAATATGACGCACGCGGTGCCGTGACGGTCGACCAGCACTTCATGACCAACCTTGACGGCGTCTTTGCCGGCGGCGATACCAAGCGCGGCGCCTCGCTCATCGTCTGGGCCATTGCCGAAGGTCGCAAGATGGCGGCAGGGATCAATCAGTATCTGCAGGCTGGCAAGTCGGCGAAGAGCGGGCATTGA
- a CDS encoding hypothetical protein (conserved protein of unknown function) produces MKFLSIIALVTLMPLAGCMKPIQKSARVASGPSMSANRLTLHKPSLPVPAQATLPSEHLPAPFTASLPSRSAIVQSATRLIGARTVTSQGRRIAYDCAGVTHAIFFEHGIDLYRTDRHDVNANGVRLIYNHVRRYGILHRGPEVRPGDLVFFDNTWDFNADGKANDPLTHVGIVEEVEPDGTVIFISRVASAIERYRMNLAQPHIHQTPDGRVLNDYIRRKRPTDRTNTARLTGELFSIYGNPLSSRKHVSVNEEIVQSQDQPHTSSTSASAILEQ; encoded by the coding sequence ATGAAATTCTTAAGCATCATCGCCCTGGTGACACTCATGCCGTTGGCGGGTTGTATGAAACCTATACAGAAGTCTGCAAGAGTAGCCAGTGGGCCCTCGATGTCCGCCAATAGGTTGACCCTCCATAAACCATCTCTACCAGTCCCTGCTCAAGCTACATTGCCCTCGGAGCACCTCCCAGCCCCCTTTACGGCGTCGTTGCCGAGCCGATCGGCCATCGTACAATCCGCAACACGGCTGATCGGAGCGCGGACAGTTACCAGCCAAGGCCGACGCATCGCCTACGACTGTGCCGGAGTCACACATGCCATCTTCTTTGAACATGGTATCGATCTCTACCGCACAGACCGACATGATGTGAATGCCAACGGCGTGCGACTCATTTATAACCATGTACGCCGATATGGGATCCTGCATCGCGGACCGGAGGTCAGACCAGGCGACCTTGTGTTTTTTGATAACACGTGGGATTTCAATGCCGACGGGAAGGCAAACGATCCCCTCACCCATGTCGGCATCGTAGAGGAAGTGGAGCCGGATGGAACCGTGATCTTCATCAGCCGCGTTGCGAGTGCTATTGAACGCTATCGCATGAACTTAGCGCAACCGCATATCCATCAGACGCCCGACGGCCGCGTGCTCAACGACTACATTCGCCGCAAACGTCCGACCGACCGAACCAACACCGCTCGATTGACTGGGGAGCTATTCTCCATTTACGGAAACCCCTTAAGCTCTCGGAAACATGTGTCTGTAAACGAGGAAATTGTACAGAGTCAGGACCAGCCGCACACTTCCAGCACTTCCGCCTCAGCGATACTGGAACAATAA
- a CDS encoding hypothetical protein (conserved protein of unknown function), translated as MAISSKQTHVRETNALRRTLTDVRHGLLGLHKALIVAEQLTYERIYGRVDSTGQLLQLVMNDPWFTWLHPLSNMVVRIDELLDGNDQPSVDEVAMLLAEIRVLIRPSELGDGYERSYYEALQRAPDVVLAHCEMKKLLTLPSV; from the coding sequence ATGGCTATCTCATCAAAACAGACACATGTCCGAGAAACCAACGCGCTCCGTCGGACTTTGACGGATGTCCGGCACGGGCTCCTAGGCTTGCACAAGGCGCTGATCGTGGCCGAACAGCTGACCTATGAGCGAATCTATGGCCGCGTAGACTCCACGGGGCAGCTCCTACAACTCGTCATGAACGACCCCTGGTTCACCTGGCTCCATCCCCTTTCCAACATGGTCGTCCGCATTGACGAGCTGCTGGATGGCAATGATCAGCCATCCGTTGATGAGGTCGCGATGCTCTTGGCTGAGATCCGGGTGTTGATTCGCCCTTCAGAACTCGGTGACGGGTATGAACGGAGCTACTATGAGGCACTGCAGAGGGCTCCCGATGTCGTACTCGCGCATTGTGAAATGAAAAAACTGCTGACATTGCCTTCGGTCTAG
- a CDS encoding hypothetical protein (conserved membrane protein of unknown function), with protein MSRAGAITVLLALVLGLPLLGVLLAGEPVWRYLEFPPRTGYVQHDPFSWPVFIALALIVALVVGPILLRIASTNFRRSFPLSQRPALDTQHSRRSFPWWGWLGIGWTGLWWAAAWTRAPWLAAVQEHTFTPLWLGYIVIVNACTFSRTGRCMMLHRPCYVLSLFPLSAAFWWLFEYLNRFVQNWHYVGVGELSSIEYVLRATIPFSTVIPAVIGTAELLTSYPAVSAGLERFTPIHVLARNWLSWSLLILSGLGLLGIGLWPNYLFPLVWVGPLLLIVSLESLAGQPTMLSPLAQGDWRGVWVAALAALICGLFWELWNWKSLAHWEYAIPFVHRFQLFEMPLLGYAGYLPFGLQCVAVANFCLSRQFSGEMEYYRQKS; from the coding sequence ATGAGCCGAGCTGGTGCCATCACCGTCTTGCTTGCTTTGGTACTTGGGCTTCCACTCCTTGGCGTGCTCTTGGCCGGTGAACCGGTTTGGCGCTATCTCGAATTTCCTCCTCGCACTGGTTATGTGCAGCATGACCCCTTCTCTTGGCCGGTGTTCATCGCTCTGGCGCTGATAGTCGCTCTGGTAGTTGGACCGATTCTCCTGCGGATAGCGAGCACAAACTTTCGCCGGTCATTCCCTCTCTCTCAGCGCCCAGCACTCGACACTCAGCACAGTAGACGGTCATTTCCCTGGTGGGGGTGGCTTGGAATTGGATGGACAGGACTCTGGTGGGCGGCAGCCTGGACTCGCGCCCCCTGGCTCGCTGCAGTTCAGGAACATACGTTCACGCCGCTGTGGCTCGGCTATATCGTGATCGTGAATGCCTGCACATTTTCGCGGACTGGCCGATGTATGATGCTACATCGACCCTGCTACGTTCTGTCGTTGTTCCCTCTCAGCGCCGCCTTCTGGTGGCTATTTGAGTACCTGAATCGTTTTGTGCAGAATTGGCATTACGTCGGTGTCGGCGAATTGTCCTCGATCGAGTATGTCCTTCGAGCCACGATTCCGTTTTCTACGGTGATCCCAGCCGTCATCGGCACGGCGGAGTTACTGACTTCGTATCCTGCCGTTAGTGCGGGTCTGGAGAGGTTCACACCAATTCACGTCCTGGCCAGGAACTGGCTAAGCTGGTCCTTGCTGATACTGTCCGGTCTCGGCCTCCTCGGCATCGGACTCTGGCCCAACTATCTCTTTCCACTCGTTTGGGTTGGACCCCTGTTGCTGATCGTCTCGTTGGAATCACTGGCTGGACAACCGACAATGCTTTCCCCGCTTGCGCAGGGCGATTGGCGTGGAGTATGGGTCGCGGCACTAGCTGCGCTGATCTGTGGATTGTTTTGGGAGCTGTGGAACTGGAAGAGTCTTGCTCATTGGGAGTATGCGATTCCATTCGTACATCGGTTCCAACTGTTCGAGATGCCGTTGCTCGGCTACGCGGGCTATCTGCCGTTCGGTCTTCAATGCGTAGCCGTCGCGAATTTCTGCTTGAGCCGACAATTTTCAGGCGAGATGGAGTACTACCGCCAGAAATCATGA